The nucleotide window GGTTGGCCGGCTGTCGGTGTTGTCCACGTCATCTGCTTGTGGTGACCCCTGCTTCCCACAtatactaattcagtgatagCCACATAGGtatctcttcttgtaatctgGTGGTAACCTCCGGGTCTGTcagtcttgtgatgactcaccgcatcttgttCTCCTCAgtggtcacgtctcgtctcaGATCTATCAGGGTGGtgatagcttcttggtacctgctTTCATGCTTAtcaccttcttccctcatttattttttctaattcttatttccttcttcatttcttcagttcttcattcttgttccattcttcttttttcttacgcgtttcatttcttcttgtctcttggGTTGCATCAATttgatatttgtgtgtgtgtgtgtgtgtgtgtgtgtgtgtgtgtgtgtgtgtgtgtgtgtgtgtgtgtgtgtgtatgttaaggAGGCTGacgaagggaatgaaaaaataataataatgctgacaATGTTGTTCCTCTAGTAATACAAATATCAGGAATGATGGCTTATTTAGTTTCTGAGGTTTTAATGTTCCTTTTCTAAACCAGCTTAAgttatagggaggaggaaaaacataaacaataaaaaaagctcCAGTGTTTACttgtaaaagtaataaaagagtgaagatactggttagAACGATACTCCAAGGTGACGCAAGATACTGTCGTCGACGTGCTGGAGGAGCAGAGAGATACTCTTTTAGACGTGTTGCAAGACCTGCTGTCTCTCCCTGtccgcctcctctcccctcacactgATGATTTCTAGTTATTCGGAACTGAACTTGCACGAGGCAGAGACCAAAGTTTTGCCATCCAGTGTGCAGAGACACGCTCGCCACAACTCTAAGTAAATAATGCAGCACCCGCGTTTGCCAGTCACGATGATTCCATAACTTCAAGTTAACTTCACACTACTCCGCGCTGAAGACTCCTTTAAGGAGAgcagtaaagaaaaataggaatggCAGTAGTTCGCCTTTAAGTAAAGCAAACAATATGCCCATGTGACCTTCTGGCTGACGCCGGCACTGAGCATCCCAGTGGCCCCCAGGATTGGTGGCTGTCATACTGTTCAATGTCATTCCTTCCTTATTGCGCAAAATAGCTAAGGCGTGCGACATTTCGCTGTTTTGATCCCTGTATCCTGTTCACCTTATGCATGGCCTCCTTTCTATTATTAACTCATATTCTCTGACAGGCATGTTCGTTCTTCGCTGATATGACATGAAGTCATAGATGCAGCATCATAAGGATGTAGATCTTGGAACCAAGCATGTGTCCACCGCGACCATCTACTACCAGCTGTCACACTTCCGTCATATCATTTTATTCTCACCAACAACTTCGTGGGGAATATGATAATGCTGTTTATTGACACCACCTTCTCTTTCCTACTGGTAGATGCCTACCTTAGCCACTCATACAAATTTCCCTATATCCTCTCCTGTCACGTCTACaagttatgtgtttttttttttgtttttttttatgtaggaaggacactggccaagggcaacaaaaatctaataaacaaaatgcccactgaaatgccactccataaaagggtcaaagcagtggtcaaaaattgatgtatAAGGCTGCGTTTACACCAAGCGAATCGAATCGATTCAATTCATGGAGAATCATCCCAATTCATGATTCGTCATGATTCGCCACGTTAAATTCAATGGAATCGTTTACACCAAGCGAATCGAGTCAATTAAAATCATGGAGATTCATGGCGATTCAGAATCACTGATGCGCGCGGTCCCATTTTTTCATCAGTCAAGGCGAGTCAGCCGAGCAGGAAGCATCATGCATGTGGAACTCCTCATCAGTTCAGTGCAAGAACGACGTGCTATTTATGATCCTAGTGATCCTATGCACCGTAATCGTGATGTAATTGCTGCATTATGGACTGATATTGCTACAGAAATGAAATTGGTATTCTGCTTCTTGATGGAGGGTCCCATCAACTCAACCAACATCTTAAATTGTTCTGTGGTCATCCTAAAGAAGTCATAAAACTTCTCCGGATTATTGACCAAATCTGGGAACAAATGTCCAAAGCTCCCAAATTCAGGTCTTCTAGAATTTATTGGATGCACCCATATTCGTTGCCTCCGCCTCCGTCTACGCTTTCTCAGCCACAGCAACAATGCTATTTCTGCAACAGCAAAGACGTCCATACTCCTCGAAGGCTGCCTTGGTACTGAATGATGTGTTAATCAGATTCAGTCGGTTGGAACTATACCGATTCAAAATGACTCGAGTCAAATGATTCTCCATGAATTGAATCGATTCGATTCGCTTGGTGTAAACGCagcctaagtgtcttgaaacctccctcttgaaggaattcaagtcataggaaggtggaaatacaaaagcaggcagggagttccagagtttaccagagaaagggatgaatgattgagaatactggttaactcttgcgttagagagatggacagaataggggtaagagaaagaagaaagtcttgtgcagcgaggctgcggaaggaagggaggcatgcagttagcaagatcagaagagcagttagcatgaaaatagcggtagaacacagctagatatgcaacattgcggcggtgagagagaggctgaagacagtcagttagaagagaggagttgatgagacgaaaaacttttgattccaccctgtctagaagagcagtgtgagtggaacctccccaaacgtgggaagcatactccatacatagacggataaggcccttgtacagagttagcagctgggggcgtgagaaaaactggcggagacgtctcagaacacctaacttcttagaagctgttttagctagagatgagatgtgaagtttccagttcagattataagtataggacagaccgaggatgttcagtgtagaagagagggacagttgagtgtcattgaagaagaggggataattgtctggaaggttgtgtcgagttgatagatggaattgagtttttgaggctttgaacaagtttgctctgccccaatcagaaattttagaaagatcagaagtcaagcgttctgtggcttccctgcgtgatatgtttacctcctgaagggttgggcgtctatgaaaagacgtggaaaagtgcagggtggtatcatcagcgtaggagtggataggacaagaagtttggtttagaagatcattaatgaataataagaagagagtgggtgacaggacagaaccctgaacaacaccactgttaataagtttaggagaaaaacagtgaccgtctaccacagcagcaattgaacggtcagaaaggaaacttcagatgaagttacagagagaaagatagaaaccgtaggagggtagtttggaaatcaaagctttgtgccatactctatcaaaagcttttgatatgtccaaggcaacagcaaaagtttcaccaaaatctctaaaagaggatgaccaagactcagtaaggaaagccagaagatcaccagtagagcggccttgacagaacccatactggagatcagatagaaggttgtgaaatgatagatgtttaagaatcttcctgttgaggatagattcaaaaactttagataagcaggaaattaaagcaataggacggtactttgagggattagaacggtcaccctttttaggaacaggttgaatgtaggcaaacttccaccaagaaggaaagatagatgttgacagagctgaaagagtttgactaggcaaagtgcaagcaaggagacacagtttcggagaacaataggagggaccccatcaggtccataagccttccgagggtttaggccagcgagggcatggaaaacatcattgcgaagaattttaataggtggcatgaagtagtcagagggtggaggagagggaggaacaagcccagaatcgtccaaggtagtgtttttagcaaaggtttgagcgaagagttcagctttataaatagatgtgatagcagtggtgccatctggttgaaatagaggagggaaagaagaagaagcaaagttattggagatatttttggctagatgccagaaatcacgaggggagttagatcttgaaaggttttgacattttctgttaatgaaggagtttttggctagttggagaacagacttggcatgctCCCTGCTGGTTGTCGTGCTCCCTGCCAAAGCTCTTCGCCACCTCATTGAAATTGTCAGCGAAAGGAGCGATCAGGCTCCACAAGCACAAAGGGCAATGCAGAAACGTTAGGTGACTAGATAAAATTATAAGGTTGGCAGGAAAAGAACAGCATAACTTTATATTGAAGGTTAATAAGAAAAGacgttatatttattttcatatcattattatttgttcaacctaacgagagagagagagagagagagagagagagagagagagagagagagagagagagagagagagagagagagagagagagagagaccgacctaCAGTTGATTACGTAATGATGAGTTAGacaagccataaaaaaaaaaaaaacagaaacatacttaaaataacaataattgtaTCATCAGATCCTTGATGAGCCGAGATCTTGCGGTTATCATTAACTACTCGCAAGAATCCGACAAATTTATCAAGACTAAATAAAGTCCATGAAACATTCTTAACTTTAGAATTGACGCTTGGAGAGAGTTTGATGTGGGAGTAATATTTGCAAGGAACGTCCTCGACCAAAGCTTTCATTGAGCAAACGTAGATATGGCAGCAGAATTACAAGCAAGCTTGAATCATAACCGTTACACAGCAATATGTGCAGATAAATACACACTTTGGCTGTTTCACTAATGTCTTTCAGCTTCATATGTAAGGCACTGTTTTCTTTATACACGGTGGACTTTTTCTTTCTGCACCTTCCAGAGAGGCCTAAGGGTTGAAgggtgtgaaagaaaaaaaggtcttTCGTTTTGAATTTCGCAGGTATTAAGAACACCGAACGCAAAACGATAAGATTACGTACTTTATATGGCACTGTTGACACCACTAGACGCTGTCCACAAAATCGAGCAATGTAAGTGGGCTGtttccagactttttttttttttttttgtatgcaatCAAGAGTTCATTGTCGCTGTTAACACCAGTAGGTGACCAAGTCAGTCCATTTATAAGGTCTAACAGCATAATTCAAGGTACGCATTTACTACTTTTACACAATGTCAAAATGGATAAAGATTACTTATTCTGCCTCCTCAAGATTTATCGCTTGGACCACAAAACAGGAGTGCCTGCATACACAGCTCGTTGACGGGCAACCCTCCACCGGTCTGTGCTTGATAATGTGGACACGGCGTGATCTAGTTGACACGGCGTGATCTAGTTTTCAATAACAGGATACTTGTGTACCACCAACTCCTCATAGATAGAATGTAGGGAGTTCAGTTATGTCATaattttttcacatatttaGACTATATATAAACGTTGCATTTGaagatcttcctttcctctccattcacacAGTCTTGTGTTCCATCAATTTTGGAGTCACCAACCTTGTAATAGACAAACCATTCCCATGTAAACAAGCCTTAAGGGAGCCACAAATCATTGTCGTTGCATTGTATGTAGACAACCCTAAAGCCACAGGTACTGCAGTTGTATTGTGGACAACCCTTACAACTACACAGTGTTGTATGTAGACAAAGGTCTCTGATTCAATCACTCACCTCACCACCATAGAAGTAAATGATTACAAATAAACGTATTCAAgacatttttattattcacgCTATTTTATTGAAGGTCTCTGAATCACTCGCTACCACAGTAAGTTAAAGCCATTTATTGAACTCGCCACACCGCAATAATCGTAAGCCATTATTTATTGACTAAAGGTCTCCGAATCACTTACCTCACCACCatagatatatataaatgatTACTAATAAATGTATTTAAGCCATTCATTGAAGGTCTCCGAATCACTTACCTCACCACCATAGGTCTCCCGAATCACTTAGCTCACCAccatagatatatatatataaatgatcaCTAATGTATTTAAGCCATTCATTGAATTTTCATACAAAATAGTTATTGTTCTATACAAAATACCTCACCACCATAGATATATAAACCATAGATATACAAATGATTACTAATAAATGTATTTAAGCCATTTATTGAATTTCCATACAAAATAGTTATTGTTCTAGTTCTCATACAAAATAGATATTTCACAATAACAGCTTGGTTTAACTAGTTAAGATTGTTCTAGTTCATACGATATTGCACAATAACAGTTTGGTTTAACTAGTTTTGACAAACTTATTCTAATTCCGTAAGTATTTGTTTCTAGCTGTCGCGTGTCCTGGGGCGCTCGCAGATCACGTACTTCTCCAAGGAACAGTCCACGTCGTGCCAGATAATGCCGTCGCCGTAGAAGTTATTGAGTATAGCCAAGCAGTTCTCGTTCATGTCCGCATTGTCAGGTTGGCTGCGTCCAAATCTGAAAGGGAAGAATAGTTTccaaactgaaaagaaagagcaCAATAGTACGTATTACGACACTATACTCAATATCGAACAATGGAATGCACGCTTGTCCAGACTGACCACACTTACCGACCGGTGAAGGACCAACGGCTGTACTGCGAGGCCACACAACTTTGCCACTTCCATAAATACGGGCTCACCTTGTAACCACTCGTCCAAATGTATGGCACTTCATCTGTAGATACGAAAGCATATGCTAGGGAAATTTAAAGTTGATGTCAAGGGTAGACATCCTATCAGTTGCTCTTTAATTTAAAAGGACGGAGCCAACCATTTGTGAATGTCAAAATGTCAGAAGTGACGGGTAAAACAAACGTGACAAAAAAAGTAtggtaaataagaagaaaatgacggAAAAAACTTACAATGGCGGAtgacggggaaaaaaataaacttacaaTGGCGGATGATGGAGGTAATGAAGGAATCTTCGACTGGAGTCTCGAGGCTTAGCGAGTGGAAACCCACCGGGTGACCGTTTGTATCAAGGCTCCTGCAGTAGTCCTCGGCCTGCTGGTAGCTGAAGGTTCGCCCGGGTTGGCTACACCACGACAAATGGTACTCGCGTCCGTTCAGGGTTTCGTGCACCTGTGTAATGCACAGGTGCAAACGATACATAATCCTAACAAGGTAAAATGCACTTACATACAAAACTAGTAACTGGTAACACTGCTCACCACAAATCCTGGAGGATAGCTACATCGCCGCGGGCCATCAGGCGAGGGAGGCGGGATAGAAGCCAGTGGTGACAATGGTGAAGTCTGCGAAAATGTCGGCGTGGTAATCGCTGGAAAGAAAGGCTGTTGGAATGTAGGCACGGACGTAGGCACAACCACAGGCACAGGCCCAGACAACACCTGAGCGACCGGCTGTGGTGCATTCCCCACTACAGATATCCTCGGGGACACAGCGCCGCCAACCACTACGCCTTCAGCCAAGGGCGTCCCATCATAACTGAAACGCATCCCAGTCGCTGCTGCCACCGccgctgttactactattagaGAACACCACATCTGTAGAAAGAACCACCATGACCACTCGAATATTTACCTACGTTCGTCACCCTCTCCCCAACACTCACACATTTACAAATATGCATCAAATCTAATAACAGTAACAGAGAATTCTCGCCAGAACCTCACCTTGTTGTACTCGAAACGAATGCTCCCAGAACAGtgcttctatctcctcctcgcCGTTCCTCATCGACTATGCAGAGCCATGATTGGAGGAGGCATGGACCAACCAACGGCCTTGGTGATCACACGCCGTAGCTCATCACGAGCCAAGGATCGTTCAGGTCATTTACGACCACTGGCACAAATGATACGCTATCTGATGTGCTCCATCACTTAACgtacttttcttgtttgtgaTTGAAACATTATGTACGGTTTCGTTGAACAAGAGTGGGCAGCCTCACGCATTCACTCATCCTCATTAAACTGAAAGTGGCGTACCTGGGCACCGACGATGGTCACCACTGACTACCACTCATCACTTTAACACCACTATCACCCTCGTGGCTTTCGCTGAACTTGATAAGTAATATTTCCATACTTTTCGTgataatgcataaaaataaacacaagaacaataacaataatatatatatatatatatatatatatatatatatatatatatatatatatatatatatatatatatatatatatatatatatatatatatatatatatatatatatatatatatatatatatacacacacatgatgcAACGTGAGTTTCTCCGGATATTGCCAGAAGATAAATTACCGGGTAATCTAGGTCGAAAATGTTATATGCaaatatgcattttaaggctttgttttaAAAGTGGTGTGAAATTCAAGAGGCCAAGCGACAGGTACAAAGGCTTTGCCGGGGGAGTTACCACGGCGGAGAAACACCATATCCATACACTCCACATTACTTTGAGTTATGCAACACAATCAGAAAGTATTAATTGTCACTGTCTCGGAGGGAAACTGCACGTGACTAACTAGCAATCAGCTGATTTGCTGCTAGCCTCACTCCTTCCCACCCCCGGCTCGGACAGGCAATACATGGTGCTACGCAGCCTATTATTTTATTCGTCGTATATTACATCCAGAGTATCTTTGTGTAATATTTAACGATAAGTCACCTGAACGTTGCTATCACTATAAATCTTCAAAACTTGTTAAAAATCATGACTAAATAATTCACAATTTCACCAACGGACATCAAGGTCTACGCATTCCTCCATGGATACCCTCTCTGCTCGGCCGCTGTATCTGTCGTCAGGCCACACGAATTTTACACCCGGAtaaacaacgcctcaaaatgcatttctgcatagaacattttcaacTTTGATTAAAGTggactattatatatatatatatatatatatatatatatatatatatatatatatatatatatatatatatatatatatatatatatatatatatatatatatatatatatatatatatatatatatatatatatatatatatatatgtgtgtgtgtgtgtgtgtgtgtaataataataataataataaataataaacggtttattctttaggcagtcaacaaactgaaaatgaacattgggggtggggaaatacttgacattaatcctaaaggtaagtcaaatctagaagagactattgattgatggctcgcaccatggtgggaatcgcactgagtctgtaccggtccgtatgtggcgcctttaggggcgttatcttattgtggtgtctggtggcacgggtagagcgaggcgcgtcaggcggtagcatgtttctgagacgtggatgattcagaagtccccttccaaacttctctagagcctcactgtacctggtggatagtctggacagcttcagggtgttcagggcttcttcataggtggtgtgtgtgtgtgtgtgtgtacgtgtagcTCTCTGCGACAAGGGGCCAAGCGCCAACCACCGTGAAATGGAGTTAGTAATGTATTTTGTTCTATAATTTCGCAACTTTTCAGAAACAACATTGATGTGATCCTATCTCTATTGTGATTGGAGCTAACGTTCTTAATCATAGTAGTGTATACCTCATCAATCATGCTATCGCCATTACTATCTCATTCGGTAAATATCAGATGTTTCAAGAGGCACTTAGTG belongs to Scylla paramamosain isolate STU-SP2022 chromosome 29, ASM3559412v1, whole genome shotgun sequence and includes:
- the LOC135115194 gene encoding uncharacterized protein LOC135115194 isoform X1; the protein is MWCSLIVVTAAVAAATGMRFSYDGTPLAEGVVVGGAVSPRISVVGNAPQPVAQVLSGPVPVVVPTSVPTFQQPFFPAITTPTFSQTSPLSPLASIPPPSPDGPRRCSYPPGFVVHETLNGREYHLSWCSQPGRTFSYQQAEDYCRSLDTNGHPVGFHSLSLETPVEDSFITSIIRHCKFIFFPVIRHYEVPYIWTSGYKVSPYLWKWQSCVASQYSRWSFTGRFGRSQPDNADMNENCLAILNNFYGDGIIWHDVDCSLEKYVICERPRTRDS
- the LOC135115194 gene encoding uncharacterized protein LOC135115194 isoform X2, whose protein sequence is MWCSLIVVTAAVAAATGMRFSYDGTPLAEGVVVGGAVSPRISVVGNAPQPVAQVLSGPVPVVVPTSVPTFQQPFFPAITTPTFSQTSPLSPLASIPPPSPDGPRRCSYPPGFVVHETLNGREYHLSWCSQPGRTFSYQQAEDYCRSLDTNGHPVGFHSLSLETPVEDSFITSIIRHYEVPYIWTSGYKVSPYLWKWQSCVASQYSRWSFTGRFGRSQPDNADMNENCLAILNNFYGDGIIWHDVDCSLEKYVICERPRTRDS